In the Clostridium beijerinckii genome, one interval contains:
- a CDS encoding glycosyltransferase, with amino-acid sequence MFQNKKTSIIILTYNNINYNQICLESIRKYTTLGTYEIIIVDNNSSDGTREWLKEQTDIKLILNDDNLGFPKGCNLGINAAEKDNDILVLNNDTKVTPRWLDNLKACLYSNEKIGAVAAITNNCSNYQAINVPYTDIEDMIDFADKNNISNSEMWEEKSRLVAFCMLIKREVINKVGTFDERFTPGNFEDDDLCMRIVDAGYKLMVCNDSFIHHFGSTSFKSDYAKFNNILKTNAHKFEEKWGFNSNSESLLKFDIINRINEPIEKKLNILEFNCGLGSTLLKLKYIYPNAMLYGIEPNRNVAKICEKIIETMTGDFEENYTMNFKESKTNFFDYIIIGNKLQFSKDPWKLLTELKKYLKPDGYIIATIPNLMHYSVIKGLLKGTFIYNHDSILNPKCTKFFTLPDIQKIFEECGYINPYIFHYSREISQEDDNFLDQICDIVGSNMKGFFISYQYVAKFQNNTFIDTQI; translated from the coding sequence ATGTTTCAAAACAAAAAAACTTCAATAATAATCCTAACCTATAATAATATTAATTATAATCAAATATGCCTTGAAAGTATAAGAAAATACACTACTTTAGGCACCTATGAAATAATCATTGTAGATAACAATTCTAGTGATGGAACTAGAGAATGGCTTAAAGAACAAACTGATATTAAACTCATTTTAAATGATGATAATTTGGGTTTTCCAAAAGGCTGCAATCTTGGAATAAATGCAGCTGAAAAAGATAACGATATTTTAGTTCTAAACAATGATACAAAAGTTACACCAAGATGGCTTGATAACCTTAAAGCCTGTCTATACAGCAATGAAAAAATTGGTGCTGTAGCAGCAATTACTAATAATTGTTCTAACTATCAAGCAATAAATGTTCCATATACAGATATAGAAGATATGATCGATTTTGCAGACAAAAACAATATTTCTAATTCAGAGATGTGGGAAGAAAAATCCAGATTGGTAGCCTTCTGCATGTTAATTAAAAGAGAAGTTATTAATAAAGTCGGAACCTTTGATGAGCGGTTTACTCCTGGAAATTTTGAAGATGATGATTTATGCATGAGAATTGTGGATGCTGGATATAAACTCATGGTTTGTAATGATAGTTTCATACACCATTTTGGAAGCACATCTTTTAAGAGTGATTATGCTAAATTTAATAATATTCTAAAAACAAATGCTCATAAGTTTGAAGAAAAATGGGGCTTCAATTCTAATTCAGAAAGTTTATTAAAGTTTGATATTATAAACCGTATAAATGAACCAATAGAAAAAAAATTAAATATTCTTGAATTTAATTGTGGTCTGGGGTCTACCCTACTTAAATTAAAATATATATATCCTAATGCAATGCTGTATGGTATAGAGCCAAATAGAAATGTAGCCAAAATATGTGAAAAAATAATAGAAACAATGACTGGGGATTTTGAAGAAAACTATACTATGAACTTCAAAGAAAGCAAAACTAACTTTTTTGATTATATAATTATTGGGAATAAACTTCAATTTAGTAAGGATCCATGGAAATTACTAACTGAGTTAAAAAAATATTTAAAGCCTGATGGATATATAATTGCCACAATACCAAATTTAATGCATTATTCTGTTATAAAAGGTTTATTAAAGGGAACTTTTATCTATAATCACGATTCCATATTAAATCCAAAGTGCACAAAATTTTTCACATTACCAGATATACAAAAAATATTCGAGGAATGTGGATATATAAATCCATATATATTTCATTACTCTAGAGAAATATCACAAGAAGATGATAATTTTTTAGATCAAATATGTGATATTGTTGGAAGTAATATGAAAGGCTTTTTTATATCCTACCAGTATGTAGCTAAGTTTCAAAACAATACTTTTATAGATACTCAAATCTGA
- the ltrA gene encoding group II intron reverse transcriptase/maturase — MYTKLERIAEIAGNNPKEKFTSLMHLVNKEMLILCHYELSGNKATGVDKVTKEEYETNLENNIDNLLIRMKTFKYRPQPVRRVYIDKSGSNKKRPLGIPAYEDKVVQLAINKILKSIYEQDFIDSSFGFRQNRSCHDALKILNVYLSEKNVNYVVDADIKGFFDNVDHKWLMKFLEHRIADKNLLRYIGRFLKTGIMENGKFYKVYEGTPQGGIISPTLANIYLHYVLDIWFNNFIKKKCKGQAYIVRYADDFVCCFQYEDEAKAFYEALKNRLDKFNLQVAEDKTKILYFGKNAYYDRKFKRA; from the coding sequence ATGTACACAAAACTTGAGAGGATAGCAGAAATAGCTGGAAATAATCCTAAAGAGAAATTTACATCACTAATGCATTTAGTTAACAAGGAAATGCTAATTTTATGCCATTATGAACTGAGCGGAAATAAGGCTACAGGAGTGGATAAGGTAACAAAGGAAGAATATGAAACTAACTTAGAGAATAATATTGATAATCTACTAATTAGAATGAAGACTTTTAAATATAGACCGCAGCCTGTAAGGAGAGTATACATAGATAAGTCTGGTTCAAACAAGAAAAGACCTCTAGGTATACCGGCATATGAAGACAAAGTTGTACAATTAGCCATTAATAAAATATTAAAATCAATATATGAACAAGATTTCATTGATAGTTCTTTTGGGTTTAGACAAAATAGAAGTTGTCATGATGCTCTTAAAATCTTAAATGTATATTTATCTGAAAAGAATGTGAATTATGTTGTAGATGCTGATATTAAAGGATTCTTTGATAATGTTGACCACAAGTGGTTGATGAAATTTCTTGAACACAGGATTGCAGACAAGAACTTACTTAGATATATAGGTAGATTTTTGAAAACTGGAATAATGGAAAACGGAAAGTTTTATAAAGTATATGAAGGAACTCCACAAGGGGGAATAATATCTCCAACATTAGCAAACATTTATTTACATTATGTTTTAGATATATGGTTTAATAACTTTATCAAAAAGAAGTGTAAAGGACAGGCGTACATAGTACGCTATGCGGATGATTTTGTTTGCTGTTTTCAGTATGAAGACGAAGCGAAAGCTTTCTATGAAGCATTGAAAAACAGATTAGACAAATTTAACTTGCAGGTAGCTGAAGATAAAACTAAAATATTATATTTCGGTAAGAATGCCTACTATGATAGAAAATTCAAGAGAGCATGA
- a CDS encoding DNRLRE domain-containing protein: MPSVILSPIADAYISLLNPNTNFGFSSLLFTGRFVQPNDLFRSLLKFDLTGSVPSGSSIANASLNLFVFRKDLPDAVLSPQTVSVFTNASDFSENTVTWNNAPAINPTIYSINVTDADIGMYISIDITNLVIDWANNPATNFGVTLTGIENVIDTIIGYFSKEWAVETQRPFLSIEFSSGGTGATGATGPTGPTGPTGPTGPTGPTGATGETGPAGNTGSAVTGATGPTGDTGVTGPTGDTGVTGPTGDTGVTGPTGDTGVTGPTGDTGATGPTGDTGVTGPTGDTGVTGSTGDTGVTGATGDTGVTGDTGVTGSTGDTGVTGSTGATGITGPTGGIGITGPTGDTGVTGSTGETGITGPTGDTGVTGPTGDTGITGATGATGVTGPTGDTGVTGPTGDTGVTGPTGDTGVTGSTGATGITGPTGDTGVTGSTGDTGVTGPTGDTGVTGATGDTGVTGPTGDTGVTGTTGDTGITGPTGDTGATGTTGDTGITGPTGDTGATGPTGDTGITGPTGDTGVTGPTGDTGVTGPTGDTGATGDTGLTGPTGDTGVTGPTGDTGATGPTGDTGVTGSTGTTGITGATGDTGITGPTGDTGVTGATGDTGVTGPTGDTGATGSTGDTGVTGPTGDTGITGATGVTGPTGDTGVTGATGDTGVTGSTGATGITGPTGDTGVTGPTGDTGVTGSTGDTGVTGPTGDTGVTGSTGDTGATGPTGDTGVTGPTGNTGATGTTGDTGITGPTGDTGVTGVTGSTGATGITGSTGATGATGITGSTGSTGATGATGVTGSTGSTGATGATGITGSTGSTGATGATGVTGSTGSTGATGATGVTGVTGPTGAPQLAFTDAGGTLAASITIGTETSVVSTNISTTTGQNVKVDFAVGIQVVTTANSSIVFQLRLYSNGTLVASREVERVISSAGTQRFPVSNTYVDTATTTGTTTYDVRLVFLTATNVASATAINRYLNCIAF; this comes from the coding sequence ATGCCTAGTGTAATTCTTAGTCCAATTGCGGATGCATATATATCATTGTTAAATCCAAACACGAACTTTGGATTCTCAAGTCTTTTATTTACAGGAAGATTTGTTCAGCCTAATGACCTATTTAGAAGTTTATTAAAATTTGATTTAACTGGTTCTGTTCCATCCGGAAGTTCTATAGCAAATGCTTCTTTAAATTTATTTGTTTTTAGAAAAGATCTTCCTGATGCTGTTTTGTCTCCACAGACTGTCAGCGTATTTACAAATGCAAGCGACTTTTCTGAAAATACAGTTACGTGGAATAATGCACCGGCAATAAATCCGACAATTTATTCTATAAATGTAACTGATGCAGATATTGGTATGTATATAAGTATTGATATAACTAATTTAGTAATAGATTGGGCAAACAACCCAGCAACAAATTTTGGTGTAACATTAACTGGTATTGAAAATGTAATTGATACAATTATAGGTTACTTCTCAAAAGAGTGGGCAGTTGAAACACAAAGACCATTCCTTAGCATAGAATTCTCATCTGGAGGAACTGGCGCTACTGGTGCTACAGGTCCTACAGGCCCTACTGGACCTACTGGACCTACTGGACCTACTGGACCTACTGGTGCCACTGGAGAAACTGGACCTGCAGGAAATACTGGCAGCGCAGTTACTGGCGCCACCGGACCTACAGGTGATACTGGTGTAACCGGACCTACTGGCGATACTGGTGTAACTGGACCTACTGGTGATACTGGCGTTACTGGACCTACAGGTGATACTGGCGTTACAGGACCTACTGGAGACACTGGAGCAACAGGACCTACTGGCGATACTGGTGTAACTGGACCTACTGGAGACACTGGAGTAACAGGATCTACTGGAGACACAGGAGTAACTGGAGCTACAGGTGATACTGGAGTTACCGGTGATACTGGAGTAACTGGATCTACAGGTGACACTGGAGTCACAGGTTCTACTGGTGCGACTGGAATTACCGGCCCTACTGGAGGCATTGGAATTACCGGACCTACAGGTGACACTGGAGTTACAGGATCTACTGGAGAGACTGGAATTACCGGCCCTACTGGAGACACAGGAGTAACAGGACCTACTGGTGATACTGGAATAACTGGAGCTACAGGAGCTACTGGAGTCACAGGACCTACAGGTGATACTGGCGTAACAGGACCTACTGGCGATACTGGAGTAACAGGACCTACAGGTGACACTGGAGTTACAGGTTCTACTGGTGCGACTGGAATAACCGGACCTACAGGAGATACCGGAGTAACAGGATCTACTGGAGACACCGGAGTTACTGGACCTACAGGCGACACAGGAGTTACTGGAGCTACAGGTGATACTGGAGTTACTGGTCCTACTGGCGATACTGGAGTAACAGGAACTACAGGTGATACTGGAATTACCGGCCCTACTGGAGACACTGGAGCAACAGGAACTACAGGTGATACTGGAATTACCGGTCCTACTGGCGATACTGGAGCAACAGGCCCTACAGGTGACACTGGAATAACCGGTCCTACTGGCGATACTGGAGTTACCGGACCTACCGGTGATACTGGAGTTACCGGACCTACCGGTGATACCGGAGCAACCGGCGATACTGGACTTACTGGACCTACAGGTGATACTGGAGTTACCGGACCTACTGGAGACACAGGAGCAACCGGACCTACTGGTGATACCGGAGTAACAGGATCTACTGGTACGACTGGAATTACCGGAGCTACAGGAGATACTGGAATAACCGGACCTACTGGAGACACAGGAGTAACTGGAGCTACAGGTGATACTGGAGTTACCGGTCCTACTGGCGATACTGGAGCAACAGGATCTACAGGTGATACCGGAGTAACAGGACCTACTGGTGATACTGGAATAACTGGAGCTACAGGAGTTACTGGACCTACAGGCGACACCGGAGTTACTGGAGCTACAGGTGATACTGGAGTCACAGGTTCTACTGGTGCGACTGGAATAACCGGACCTACTGGAGACACTGGAGTTACTGGACCTACTGGCGATACTGGAGTAACTGGATCTACAGGTGACACAGGAGTAACAGGACCTACTGGCGATACTGGTGTAACAGGATCTACTGGAGACACAGGAGCAACAGGCCCTACAGGTGATACCGGAGTAACAGGACCTACCGGCAACACAGGAGCAACCGGAACTACAGGTGACACTGGAATAACCGGACCTACAGGCGACACCGGAGTAACTGGAGTCACAGGTTCTACTGGTGCGACTGGAATAACCGGATCTACTGGTGCAACCGGAGCTACCGGAATTACAGGTTCCACTGGATCTACTGGCGCAACTGGAGCTACTGGAGTTACAGGTTCCACTGGATCTACTGGCGCAACCGGAGCTACCGGAATTACAGGTTCCACTGGATCTACTGGTGCAACCGGAGCTACCGGAGTTACAGGTTCTACCGGATCTACTGGCGCAACCGGAGCTACTGGAGTTACCGGTGTAACTGGACCTACTGGCGCACCGCAACTAGCCTTCACCGATGCTGGCGGTACACTTGCTGCTTCTATTACTATTGGCACTGAAACCTCAGTAGTAAGTACAAATATAAGTACGACAACTGGTCAGAATGTTAAAGTTGATTTTGCAGTTGGCATTCAGGTAGTTACTACTGCAAATTCTTCCATAGTCTTCCAATTAAGACTATACAGTAATGGTACTTTGGTTGCGTCCAGAGAAGTTGAGCGAGTAATTTCAAGTGCTGGAACTCAGCGTTTCCCTGTTAGTAACACTTACGTTGACACAGCAACGACAACAGGAACAACGACCTATGACGTAAGACTTGTTTTTCTAACAGCTACTAATGTCGCTTCTGCCACTGCAATTAATAGATATTTAAACTGTATAGCTTTCTAA
- a CDS encoding glycosyltransferase — MIVKNEEDVIANCLESVKDIVDEMIIVDTGSDDKTKKIVKRYTDKIYDFKWIDDFSAARNFAFSKATKDYILWLDADDVVLPEDGEKFKDLKETLDPTVDSVTAKYNTAFDEYGNVTASYRRNRLVKRSNNFQWFGFVHEYLAVGGNIINSEIAITHRKLKQTPKRNLEIYQNKLKEGVVFTPRDILYYGNELYDHRMFDEALQYYNKFLDSKQGWFEDNIRVCEKICDYYQSIDKVEDGRRYAFRSFEYDTPRAEACCKIGFSFLHEKKYKQSAFWYEQATKLEKPKDSWGFFNDACWTWLPHLQLCVCYDRLGDHNLAYEHNEIAAKFRPNDSRILYNRNYFKSIGIG; from the coding sequence ATGATAGTTAAAAATGAAGAAGATGTAATTGCAAACTGCTTGGAATCAGTAAAAGATATAGTCGATGAAATGATAATTGTTGATACTGGCTCTGATGATAAGACAAAAAAAATTGTTAAAAGATATACAGATAAAATTTATGATTTTAAATGGATTGATGATTTTTCTGCCGCAAGAAATTTTGCTTTTAGTAAAGCTACCAAAGATTATATTCTTTGGTTAGATGCTGATGATGTTGTATTGCCTGAAGATGGCGAGAAATTCAAAGATTTAAAAGAAACTTTAGATCCTACTGTTGATTCTGTAACTGCCAAGTATAATACAGCATTTGATGAATACGGAAATGTCACTGCAAGTTACAGGCGTAATCGCCTAGTTAAGAGGAGTAATAATTTTCAATGGTTTGGCTTCGTTCATGAATATCTAGCAGTTGGGGGAAATATAATCAATAGTGAAATTGCAATAACTCATAGGAAGTTAAAACAAACTCCAAAACGAAATCTAGAAATTTATCAGAATAAATTAAAAGAAGGAGTTGTATTTACACCAAGAGATATTCTCTACTACGGTAATGAATTATATGACCATAGAATGTTTGATGAAGCATTGCAATACTATAATAAATTTTTGGATTCAAAGCAAGGCTGGTTTGAAGATAATATCAGAGTCTGTGAAAAAATATGTGATTATTATCAATCAATAGATAAGGTAGAAGATGGGAGAAGATATGCATTTAGGAGCTTCGAATATGACACTCCTAGAGCTGAAGCTTGCTGTAAAATAGGCTTTTCTTTTTTACATGAAAAGAAGTATAAGCAGTCAGCTTTTTGGTACGAACAGGCTACAAAACTAGAAAAACCAAAAGACAGCTGGGGATTTTTCAATGATGCATGTTGGACATGGTTACCTCATTTACAACTATGTGTTTGCTATGATAGACTTGGAGATCACAACTTAGCATATGAGCATAATGAAATTGCTGCCAAATTTAGGCCTAATGATTCACGCATACTATACAATAGAAACTATTTTAAAAGTATAGGAATTGGTTAA